In Cumulibacter soli, the following proteins share a genomic window:
- the nikE gene encoding nickel ABC transporter ATP-binding protein NikE has translation MSTLTETHANSDNAAEAGRDPLLRIDNLTIGTADKELVHGVSFEVGKGEIVGVVGESGSGKTLTCRAVLGLLPGATRVTGGTITLGDQDVARFSDKQWLDVRGRRVGAVFQDPASYLNPSLTIGRQIAEVLKHTSDVDRHEIHARSVELLHSVGLRDTDRILKQHPFELSGGMLQRALLAVAIAGEPELLIADEATTALDVTVQAEVLDLLEKLRVEKGMAILLVSHDLALVAERTDRVAVFCDGLKVEEGPTAHVIANPQHEYTAELLAGARTVVGRTDGEVSASGDVVLDVSHLDVSLGRGSKRRQILNGVDLQVRTGQIVGLIGETGSGKTTLARSVLGLAKSSRGELSIGGSNVTSIKGRSRRAWRRTGTVQYVFQDPLRALDPDMTARQSIAEPLVIAKESGIADRVTEVLRAVRLDPDLADRKPAELSGGQRQRVCIARALITNPSLLICDEPASALDATNRNHILTLLDDLRRTREIGILLISHDLGTLEGLADEVAVLYHGSVVESGPTSEVFAAPSHLYTQLLLASTPHLDGAPVDSDRRSALRREVDSKHLEGIAK, from the coding sequence GTGTCGACGCTAACTGAAACCCACGCCAACAGTGACAACGCCGCAGAGGCCGGCCGTGACCCGTTGCTGCGGATCGACAACCTCACCATCGGCACCGCCGACAAAGAACTGGTACACGGCGTCTCCTTCGAGGTCGGCAAGGGCGAGATCGTCGGCGTCGTAGGCGAATCCGGCAGCGGTAAGACGCTGACCTGCCGTGCGGTTCTAGGTCTGTTGCCAGGGGCCACGCGCGTCACCGGCGGCACCATCACGCTCGGCGATCAGGACGTGGCGCGATTCAGCGACAAACAATGGTTGGACGTGCGCGGACGACGGGTCGGTGCGGTGTTCCAGGATCCGGCCTCTTACCTGAACCCCTCGCTGACGATCGGTCGCCAGATCGCCGAAGTTCTCAAGCACACCAGCGATGTGGACCGCCATGAGATCCACGCGCGCTCTGTGGAACTACTCCATTCGGTTGGCCTGCGCGATACAGACCGAATCCTGAAGCAGCACCCGTTCGAACTTTCTGGCGGGATGTTGCAGCGGGCGCTTCTGGCAGTCGCGATCGCCGGAGAGCCGGAGTTGCTGATCGCTGATGAAGCGACTACGGCACTCGACGTGACGGTCCAGGCGGAGGTCCTCGACCTGCTGGAGAAGTTGCGGGTGGAGAAGGGGATGGCGATCCTGCTGGTATCGCACGACCTGGCACTGGTCGCAGAGCGCACGGATCGCGTGGCGGTGTTCTGCGACGGCCTGAAGGTCGAAGAGGGACCGACCGCACACGTAATCGCAAACCCGCAGCACGAGTACACGGCCGAGTTGCTCGCCGGAGCCCGGACAGTCGTCGGCCGCACCGACGGAGAGGTGTCCGCCTCGGGGGACGTCGTACTCGACGTTTCGCATCTGGACGTATCGCTCGGTCGCGGAAGCAAGCGGCGACAAATCCTCAACGGCGTGGACTTGCAAGTGCGTACCGGCCAGATTGTCGGACTCATCGGCGAAACCGGTTCGGGTAAGACCACGCTCGCGCGCAGCGTGCTGGGTCTGGCGAAGTCCAGTCGCGGTGAGCTCTCGATCGGTGGCTCGAATGTCACTTCGATCAAGGGTCGGTCACGACGGGCGTGGCGTCGCACCGGAACGGTGCAGTACGTGTTCCAGGATCCATTGCGCGCGCTTGATCCCGATATGACCGCGCGGCAGAGCATTGCCGAACCGCTGGTGATCGCCAAGGAATCGGGTATCGCCGACCGGGTGACCGAGGTTCTGCGCGCAGTCCGGCTGGATCCAGATCTCGCCGATCGCAAGCCTGCCGAGCTTTCCGGAGGTCAGCGGCAGCGCGTGTGCATCGCCAGGGCGTTGATCACCAACCCGTCGCTGCTGATTTGCGATGAGCCGGCGAGCGCGCTGGATGCTACGAACCGCAACCACATCCTGACGTTGCTGGACGATCTGCGCCGCACGCGCGAGATCGGCATCCTACTTATCTCGCACGACCTCGGCACGCTAGAAGGCCTCGCCGACGAAGTCGCGGTGCTGTACCACGGCAGCGTGGTCGAGTCCGGGCCGACGAGCGAGGTCTTCGCTGCACCATCGCACCTCTACACTCAACTACTCCTGGCGAGCACTCCCCATCTCGACGGTGCGCCCGTCGATTCTGATCGTCGATCCGCACTTCGCCGCGAAGTCGACTCGAAGCACCTGGAAGGAATCGCAAAATGA
- a CDS encoding LLM class flavin-dependent oxidoreductase — protein sequence MSNIEVLGMVGTREESEAMAADTEDGIDVDYLRRFAKAHDEAGFDRVLIGYSSTSPDGMAVAADVLNQTKKLGVLIAHRPGFVTPTLQARKVGTLDQLSGGGRVAIHHISGGSDFDQRRDGDYIDKEARYRRTAEFIQVLRQTLDSTEPFDYEGEFYKFDQAYSTVRPASPAGIPIYFGGQSPIAVEVGAKHTDVFMLFGEPLEQTAERIAVIRAEAEKYGRTVEFSLSTRPIVADTEDGAWKRAQELYDAAAARVPDAPTKALWAPGASNAAVSAQRLQELAHAQDVYDERLWMGMTKLAGPGGNSTAPVGTVEQVSEALLKYYDLGVTKFLIRGFDPLNDVIEWGEGLVPALRAGAQNRLAVGV from the coding sequence ATGAGCAACATCGAAGTACTCGGAATGGTTGGCACCCGCGAAGAGTCGGAGGCGATGGCTGCCGATACTGAAGACGGTATCGATGTCGATTACCTCCGCCGTTTCGCAAAAGCGCACGATGAGGCCGGTTTCGACCGCGTGCTGATCGGCTACAGTTCCACCTCGCCAGACGGCATGGCTGTGGCCGCCGATGTGCTGAACCAGACGAAGAAGCTCGGCGTGCTCATCGCCCACCGCCCCGGTTTCGTTACCCCCACGCTTCAGGCCCGCAAGGTTGGAACGCTTGATCAGCTCTCCGGCGGCGGCCGAGTGGCGATCCACCACATCTCCGGTGGTAGCGACTTCGATCAGCGCCGCGACGGCGACTACATCGACAAGGAAGCGCGTTACCGGCGTACTGCGGAGTTCATTCAGGTGCTCCGCCAGACTCTGGACTCGACCGAGCCGTTCGATTACGAGGGCGAGTTCTACAAGTTCGACCAGGCCTACAGCACCGTGCGTCCGGCATCGCCGGCGGGCATTCCGATCTACTTCGGCGGCCAGTCGCCGATTGCGGTCGAGGTCGGCGCCAAACACACCGATGTGTTCATGCTCTTCGGCGAGCCGCTGGAGCAAACGGCCGAGCGGATCGCAGTGATCCGGGCCGAAGCGGAGAAGTACGGCCGCACGGTCGAGTTCAGCCTTTCGACTCGCCCGATCGTCGCCGATACCGAGGATGGCGCATGGAAGCGTGCACAGGAGTTGTACGACGCCGCCGCGGCGCGTGTGCCTGATGCGCCCACCAAGGCACTCTGGGCGCCGGGGGCGTCGAACGCAGCGGTGTCGGCGCAACGCCTACAAGAATTGGCCCACGCGCAGGACGTGTACGACGAGCGGCTATGGATGGGCATGACCAAACTCGCTGGCCCAGGGGGCAACTCCACCGCGCCGGTAGGCACCGTCGAACAGGTCAGCGAAGCGCTGCTGAAGTACTACGACCTCGGCGTCACGAAGTTCCTGATTCGCGGTTTCGACCCACTCAACGACGTCATCGAGTGGGGTGAGGGCCTCGTCCCAGCGCTTCGCGCCGGTGCGCAGAACCGCCTGGCGGTGGGCGTGTGA
- a CDS encoding NAD(P)H-dependent oxidoreductase, whose protein sequence is MSDAVKVVGIVASPSEGGRTTAAVAGILAGATKAGAETRIIELASAERSVAIEAIDSADAVVFGSPVYRATYSAQLKDVLENTQRGLHGETTAPLRGKAAAIAFTGASAHHFLSTDSARAILASFFATQVLSPALYLEHKDFQDRETLGEIATGWADQHGAALVDLARAVRASAALSTLDPLV, encoded by the coding sequence GTGAGCGACGCCGTCAAGGTCGTCGGGATCGTCGCTAGTCCGAGTGAAGGCGGGCGGACGACGGCGGCGGTGGCGGGAATTCTCGCCGGCGCAACGAAAGCAGGCGCCGAAACCCGAATCATCGAACTGGCCAGCGCCGAGCGCTCGGTAGCGATCGAGGCGATCGACAGCGCCGACGCTGTGGTCTTCGGCAGCCCCGTATACCGGGCTACGTACAGCGCGCAACTGAAGGACGTGCTGGAGAATACGCAGCGTGGGCTGCACGGCGAGACCACGGCGCCACTGCGCGGCAAGGCGGCCGCCATCGCGTTCACTGGCGCCAGCGCGCATCACTTCCTGTCGACGGATTCGGCGCGAGCGATCTTGGCATCATTCTTCGCCACGCAAGTCCTGTCACCCGCGTTATACCTCGAGCACAAGGATTTCCAGGACCGAGAGACGCTGGGCGAGATCGCGACCGGGTGGGCCGATCAGCATGGGGCTGCGCTGGTCGATCTCGCTCGCGCCGTACGGGCATCCGCCGCGCTATCGACGCTAGATCCGCTGGTCTAG
- a CDS encoding TIGR03619 family F420-dependent LLM class oxidoreductase, translated as MKIGLMVPQFARTASASALRDVGQAAEELGYSTLWTGDHVVLPEVQNSFYPFSDDGIYPVPKEGQFYDPFATLAFLAGVTSRIALGTGVCVVPYRDRLVLAKSIATVDQVSEGRLIFGAGAGWLSEEFDALGVDFSQRGKITNETLELLEQAFGGDTKLDYSGQYVAATDVHISPQLHQKRTLPVWIGGASKAALNRTARFATTWFPHVNGSTEQFLNAGSERIRARKAELGLEGSVDTALFVPIEVTDHPTDDGPAHEQWIVRGTVDQIREVIEGFSARGVSEALFVHGGSVRRRIETMQRLVSGGVLEA; from the coding sequence ATGAAGATCGGGCTAATGGTTCCGCAGTTTGCACGCACAGCGTCAGCATCGGCGCTGCGGGACGTCGGTCAGGCGGCGGAGGAACTGGGCTACTCGACCCTGTGGACCGGCGATCATGTCGTCCTGCCCGAAGTGCAGAACTCCTTCTACCCCTTTTCGGATGACGGCATCTATCCAGTGCCGAAAGAGGGGCAGTTCTACGACCCGTTCGCCACGCTCGCATTCCTCGCCGGTGTCACCTCACGGATCGCCTTGGGAACGGGCGTGTGTGTGGTGCCGTACCGTGACCGCCTGGTGCTCGCGAAGTCGATTGCCACCGTCGATCAGGTATCGGAGGGTCGGCTGATCTTCGGTGCTGGTGCAGGCTGGCTCTCCGAAGAGTTCGACGCCCTCGGCGTGGACTTCAGTCAACGAGGCAAGATCACCAACGAGACGCTGGAGTTGCTGGAGCAGGCGTTCGGTGGTGACACCAAATTGGATTACAGCGGGCAGTACGTCGCCGCGACCGATGTGCACATCAGCCCGCAGCTACATCAGAAGCGCACGCTGCCGGTATGGATCGGCGGAGCATCGAAGGCGGCATTGAACCGGACCGCGCGGTTTGCAACGACCTGGTTCCCACACGTGAACGGCTCGACAGAACAGTTCCTGAACGCGGGCTCCGAGCGGATTCGGGCCCGTAAGGCCGAACTCGGCCTCGAGGGGTCCGTGGACACTGCGTTGTTCGTCCCGATTGAGGTCACTGACCATCCCACCGACGACGGTCCGGCGCACGAGCAGTGGATCGTACGGGGGACCGTGGATCAGATCCGGGAGGTCATCGAGGGATTCAGCGCACGCGGCGTGAGTGAGGCGCTCTTCGTGCACGGCGGCAGCGTGCGACGGCGGATTGAGACCATGCAGCGGCTCGTGTCCGGCGGCGTCCTGGAGGCCTAA
- a CDS encoding acyl-CoA thioesterase codes for MPLTLREVLDLKEVTTDSFRAPTAAGGDRLFGGFLLGQAFVAAMRTIGDDRDANSIQATFLRAGDMGRDISVEVERVRDGGSFSSRQVIMHQDGRELLRAMVSAHTGEDGEDWQQEFAAPALRPDDAHPLPAGNRLSVANAFEIRSITPWDGENRLHPYWIRLTDELDDARYMQHAALLAISDLTVIRSARASNANGMGFAAMSLDHTLWFHRPPRLTEWTYVDVYPTTNSRSRGMAQGRIMDADGRLLASLSQEVLMRMPRRPTPPTTEHTIAGG; via the coding sequence ATGCCGTTAACCCTGCGCGAAGTACTGGACCTCAAAGAAGTCACCACGGATTCGTTCCGGGCGCCGACCGCGGCAGGCGGTGATCGCCTATTCGGCGGATTCCTGCTGGGGCAGGCATTCGTCGCCGCGATGCGCACGATCGGCGACGATCGTGATGCCAACTCGATCCAGGCCACCTTCCTGCGTGCCGGTGACATGGGGCGTGACATCAGCGTCGAGGTCGAGCGGGTTCGCGACGGCGGCTCCTTCAGCAGCCGGCAGGTGATCATGCACCAGGACGGGCGGGAACTGCTGCGCGCGATGGTGTCCGCGCATACCGGCGAAGACGGCGAGGACTGGCAACAAGAGTTCGCGGCACCCGCGCTACGGCCGGACGACGCGCATCCGTTACCGGCCGGCAACCGGCTCTCGGTCGCGAATGCTTTCGAGATCCGATCGATCACCCCGTGGGATGGTGAGAACAGGCTGCATCCCTACTGGATCCGGCTCACCGACGAGCTCGACGATGCGCGCTACATGCAGCACGCCGCGCTGCTGGCGATCAGCGATCTGACCGTGATCCGGTCGGCACGCGCGTCGAATGCAAACGGTATGGGGTTCGCCGCGATGAGCCTGGATCACACGCTGTGGTTCCATCGCCCGCCCCGGCTGACCGAATGGACCTATGTCGACGTGTACCCGACGACGAACTCGCGTAGTCGCGGTATGGCGCAGGGACGAATCATGGACGCAGACGGACGCCTCCTGGCCTCGCTGAGCCAAGAGGTGCTGATGCGGATGCCGCGCAGGCCCACACCGCCGACGACCGAACACACCATCGCCGGCGGATAA